DNA sequence from the Bacteroidales bacterium genome:
TGGATTCTCACGCATTGAGCGAACACCATCGAGATCAAAAGTTTGTCCATCGAGGATATACTCTAATAATCCATCCTCAAGCATTTTAACGAGGTATTTATTGCTACCACCACGAGCCCAACGAGATTTCATTCCTCGTGTCTTTAGCATTTCGGCAAAGTAGATCCCAATTGAAAGGGCTGTACCCCCTGCTCCAGCTTGAAAAGAGAAACCATCGCGAATAATTCCAGCCTCATCGCAGAATTGAGCTGTCATTTCAGCAAGAAGTAAGCGGTCGGGGCTTTTAGTAACCTCAGTTGTTCCAGAAACGATCTTCTCCGAAATACCAATTTTATCGAGTACTACAACGTAATCAACATAGTTTCCATGTATTTGCCATGGTATACAAGGGAACGGTACAAGATTATCGGTAGCTACAATCACCTTATTAGCGTATTGTGAATCTGCCAAAGCAAAACCCAAAAGACCACAAGCAGCAGGACCACGATCACCAGTGGCATTGCCAAAGAAATCCGCAGTTGGTGCAGCAATTACTGCAATATCAATAACAACATCACCATCCTGAACCGCTTGGTATCGGCCTCCATGGGAGCGTAAAATCCCAGTACCTTTCATCTTCCCTTCGGAAGTAAATTTACCAAGAGCACCATTCATGCTACCCTCAATGTGATGGATAGTTCCATCCTCCAAATATTTAGTGAGCGGACTATGACATTCAAACGAAGCAGAAGGAGTCCAAACTAGATCCTTTATGCCCATTTCATGGGCAATATCAAAGATTTGGATAGCTAACAAATCTCCATTCCTAAAATGGTGATGGGTTGATATTGTCATTCCATGGCATAAACCGGCTTTAATAAGTGCATCCTTTAATGAAGGTACTATTTTATTTCCATCGGCTGGGTAGTCAGCGCATGAAACGATAGGAGGAGCAAATTTACGACCAGTAGGTTTATACTTTCCAACTCCCATATAAGGAACCTGAGGTTTACCGTTTACTTCGGTTGGTACTAGACGCCCAACAGCATTTTTCACAAGCTTAGTTGACATTTTCTTCTGCCCTCCAATTTATATTTAACTTACCCGTTTTAATGGCCATATCGATGGTGTGTTGTGCACGTTTCACAACAGGTGGATCTATCATTTTAGTTCCTAATGATACAACACCCAATCCTCTTTCGGTAGCCTCCATGAAGGCATTAACAATCTTTTTGGCTTTATCGATCTCTTCAGCTTCGGGTGCAAAGCTATCATGAATAACCTTGATTTGTCGTGGGTGAATACATCCCATACCATCGAAACCAAGACTCTTTGATCTTTTTACATTCTCCTTTAGTCCATCCATATCAGCAACATCGCTGAATACAGAGTCGATTGCTTGAATACCAGCAGCACGGCATGCATTTACAATCTGTGTGCGGGCAAAGAATGATTCATTGCCTTCTAATGTACGTCTTACACCTAAATCAGCTGTATAATCCTCAAGTCCAATGGCCAACGAAACAACGTTTGGAGCAGCAGAGGCAATTTCGAATGATCTGAGTACTCCCAAAGCACTTTCAATAATAGGCATTAACCATATATTGCCCTGAATATTATGCCTTTTCTTGATCACCTCAATACGTTCATTTACCTGTCTTATCTGATCAGCACTCTCGCACTTTGGAACTAATAAAAGGTTCACGTTTTGAGGTACAATAAAATCTAAATCTTCCAATCCTCTTGGAACTTGGTTAATACGAACCATTCTCTCGGCTCCATAGAAATCGATGTTACGAAGAGCATTTCGTACCAAGAAACTTGCCTCATACTTCTTGTCAGGTGCAACAGCATCCTCCAAGTCGAGGATAATCCCATCGGGAGTATGAATCCCTGCATTTATCATTAAAGATGGGGTATTTCCAGGCAGGTAAAGCCTTGAAATACGATTCTTATCGCGAGCAGTTTGATATTTATTATTATCCAAGAAAGGGAGAAGGTATTCCTTCTCAGAACCTGTAATTTTTCTAATCGCTGCTTCCAAGCGTGCGGCATGAACAAAAGGCAAAGCACCACTGTCTTCAACAAGAAGATTAACGTTTTTTAAATCGTAGAAAGCAAGGATATCAAGAGATAATTTTTCGATCTGCTTTCCATAAATGGCTTTTACCTTACTGTCAATCTGTAGCTGAATGCCACCGCTCTCTGTAATTTCAAGTGTAACAGAGCAGTCTGAGCGAACACCTTTGCCCTTATTGCCAATAGTAATTGTTTTGCTCATTCTATTTTGAGTTTATTGTTTGATGAATGATAAAGTAAAACGTGAACAAAAATAAGTAAAAATTAATGAATAAGGATTTGCTGATTACAGAATCATATAGTTAGAAGGTACAGAAATTATAAGTTCTACAACATAATGTTCCTTTATCTTCTAGGAAAATGATAATAACGATTTTGGATTAGGATAGTTTGTTTTATAGCAATAGTTCGGTAAATTTTTAACAAATATTTTTAAGTTACTGATTTGGTGCAATTTGGTGCTTTTGAGTTTTGGTGGCTAAAAAATATTAAAAGTCACTAAATCACAAAGTCACAAAAATCCACCAAAAAGATTACCGAACCATTGTTATAGATAATTCATCTCCTTTTTCAACAAAAAAGCCATCATTCAATTGAATGATGGCTTTTCTTTATAGGTACTATCTTTACTTCTTAACTAATCGTTTTGTTAATTTAATTCCATTGGTTTTAAGCTGGTAGAAGTAAATTCCTGCTGGTATTTCTTTCGGATTCCATTGGATTGAATGATTACCAACTTGCAGATATTCATTAACAATCACATCTACTTCTTTTCCAAGATTATTGAACACAGTAAGTTTCACAAAACTTGGTTTAACCAGATAAAAATCTATTGTAGTTGATTGATCAAAGGGGTTTGGGTAGTTTTGGGAGAGATTACTTACAACTTCTCCATTATTCAACTCTATTCCTGTTGTTAATGAAAGGTTAAACGTTACTGTTTTGGTTATTGAATTCTCAACAATATTTGATATTGCTTTGTATGTATTTGCACCAGCCCACGATCTTGAGTAAGGAGTTGAATAATCATCAAAGGAAGTTTTAAAATAAGATCCTGGGAAAGGGCAACCATCAGTACTAGTTGAGCCATACTCTAAAGGTGGATTTCCAGTAGAACTTGCACAAACTGGGTACATTCCTTGATGACTTGAAGTGTTAATATCACCACTACCAGCATTTGATTCAATATAGTCACCATCAACATGGTAAATAATCATTCCATGACCAGGTAGATAGCTATCGAATTTATGCCTCTGCCTATTCTCAATCAAGAAGTACTCATTTGGTGTAGAAGTATTAATACGATAAAAACTATTCGAGTAAAGCTCAGCATTGTTTAAAGTTACTGCTCCAGCAGTGGTTAATGTAGTTGCTGTTGTCCATCCATAATCTACTATTTTAGTGTAGGGGTTATGATGAGCTGGTGTTACCCCATTATTATTCCACGAACCATTGGACATAAGATCCCAATCGCCCGTTCCATCATACTCTCCCCCACTATTTGCATAATCTGTATCATAATAATCCGAAGCACCCAATACATGACCAAACTCATGACATATAACACCTATTCGAGCTATTCCAAAACCGCTGTTCCCCCTTCGTTCAGCTGAACAGGAGTAGTTGCGAATGCTTACACCATCTAAAGTTAATGGTGATATGCTCCAAGCATGTGCCCAAACAGCATCTGGGCTTACACCTGAAACTTCTTCCCC
Encoded proteins:
- a CDS encoding M6 family metalloprotease domain-containing protein translates to MIKRIFFLLIALIINSQILLAVKAYPYPVEITQPDETKIIIILKGDEHVKWAQTVDGYSILRNSKGVYEYAMLDSNNDMIPSGIHAKNQKERGNSDIKFLNTIKKGIVYSRSQVGIMKSISKMNQKGYQKSFPTTGTLKLVCVLVEFTDTLFKKTKTDFNNLFNQVGYNADGATGSVYDYYKENSWGNLSLSVTVAGPYKVAHNMAYYGANDASGNDLKPQALITEAVTLANTDVKYSDFDNDGNGVVDGVYVIYAGYGEEVSGVSPDAVWAHAWSISPLTLDGVSIRNYSCSAERRGNSGFGIARIGVICHEFGHVLGASDYYDTDYANSGGEYDGTGDWDLMSNGSWNNNGVTPAHHNPYTKIVDYGWTTATTLTTAGAVTLNNAELYSNSFYRINTSTPNEYFLIENRQRHKFDSYLPGHGMIIYHVDGDYIESNAGSGDINTSSHQGMYPVCASSTGNPPLEYGSTSTDGCPFPGSYFKTSFDDYSTPYSRSWAGANTYKAISNIVENSITKTVTFNLSLTTGIELNNGEVVSNLSQNYPNPFDQSTTIDFYLVKPSFVKLTVFNNLGKEVDVIVNEYLQVGNHSIQWNPKEIPAGIYFYQLKTNGIKLTKRLVKK
- a CDS encoding HpcH/HpaI aldolase/citrate lyase family protein; amino-acid sequence: MSKTITIGNKGKGVRSDCSVTLEITESGGIQLQIDSKVKAIYGKQIEKLSLDILAFYDLKNVNLLVEDSGALPFVHAARLEAAIRKITGSEKEYLLPFLDNNKYQTARDKNRISRLYLPGNTPSLMINAGIHTPDGIILDLEDAVAPDKKYEASFLVRNALRNIDFYGAERMVRINQVPRGLEDLDFIVPQNVNLLLVPKCESADQIRQVNERIEVIKKRHNIQGNIWLMPIIESALGVLRSFEIASAAPNVVSLAIGLEDYTADLGVRRTLEGNESFFARTQIVNACRAAGIQAIDSVFSDVADMDGLKENVKRSKSLGFDGMGCIHPRQIKVIHDSFAPEAEEIDKAKKIVNAFMEATERGLGVVSLGTKMIDPPVVKRAQHTIDMAIKTGKLNINWRAEENVN
- a CDS encoding citrate lyase subunit alpha (citrate-ACP transferase, the alpha subunit catalyzes the formation of (3S)-citryl-CoA from acetyl-CoA and citrate); amino-acid sequence: MSTKLVKNAVGRLVPTEVNGKPQVPYMGVGKYKPTGRKFAPPIVSCADYPADGNKIVPSLKDALIKAGLCHGMTISTHHHFRNGDLLAIQIFDIAHEMGIKDLVWTPSASFECHSPLTKYLEDGTIHHIEGSMNGALGKFTSEGKMKGTGILRSHGGRYQAVQDGDVVIDIAVIAAPTADFFGNATGDRGPAACGLLGFALADSQYANKVIVATDNLVPFPCIPWQIHGNYVDYVVVLDKIGISEKIVSGTTEVTKSPDRLLLAEMTAQFCDEAGIIRDGFSFQAGAGGTALSIGIYFAEMLKTRGMKSRWARGGSNKYLVKMLEDGLLEYILDGQTFDLDGVRSMRENPGHLNTSPFTSYNYHGKGNFASMVDVVILGATEVDVNYNANVVTHSDGMLLHGIGGWQNCIFSKCTILPIPLFRDRIPVIRDEVTTICGPGELIDVIVTERGIAINPLRKDLLEKLKDSKLPIKTIEQLKDEAEAICGKPEKIEYTDEPVAVIKWVDGTIIDTVWKVKK